The sequence GATGTAAATAAAAAAGGGCGTGATCACGCCCTTTTTTATTTACATCTATAAAAATGCTCAAATATTAATTATAATAGATTAGTAGTGTTGGGGGTTTAAAATTGAAAAAAGATTATTATGATATACTCGGAGTAAACAGAAATGCCTCTCAAGAAGAGATAAAAAAAGCTTATAGGAAGCTTGCATTAAAATATCATCCTGATCAAAATGATGACCCAAAGGCAACAGAGATCTTTAGGGAAGCAAGTGAAGCATATGCAGTGTTGTCAGATCCAGAGAAAAGGGATCAATATGATAGATATGGTGAAACCTTTGATGAGGCAGGCAGTAATTTTAATTTTGATTCAGATTTTACAACAATATTTGACGAATTTTTTGGGGATGCTTTTTCTTCCTTTTTTGGTGGTAGAACGAATAGAAGGAGAAGAGCTCAGGAACCTGAAACAGGAAGCGATATAGAGATGGATCTTACAATTGATTTCCTAGAGGCTGCACTTGGCACAAGAAAGAAAGTAAATATACCAATTTTAGTAGAATGTGATAAATGTAATGGTAGAGGTGCTCCATCATCTAAAATAATTAAATGTCCTACATGTAAAGGAACAGGCAGGATATCTCAAAGACATGCATTTTTAACTATAGCTTCAACTTGCCCTCACTGCAAAGGGGCTGGTGAGATAATAAAAGAGAGATGTACTAAATGTAATGGTGAAGGCCAAATTAGGATCAACAAGGAAGTTGAGATTGATATACCAGAAGGAGTGGATAATAGTACTCGCTTGAGATACCAAAATATGGGCAATATGGGTAAGAGAGGTGGTATAGCCGGCGATCTCTATGTGAATATTATAGTGAAAGAACATGAGTATTTCAAAAGGGATGGTCGGAATATAATAGTTGAGGTGCCAATAACATTTATTGATGCAATATTAGGTAGTGAGGTAGAAGTGCCTACCTTAAAGGGAAAAGAGAGGGTGAAGGTAAAACCTGGAACAAAACCAGATGATACAGTTGTATTAAAAGGATATGGTATTAAAGATGTTAGAGGTTATGGGATAGGCAATGAGATAATTAAATTCAAGATTCTAATGCCACAGAGTATAAATGATAAGGCTAAGAGGTTACTTAAAGAGTTAAAAAAAGAATTAAGTAAAGAAGATTATAGGGAAAACAAAAATATATGGGAAAAGATGAAGAATTTTTTTCAAGCTCAAATGTAGAAAAAAAGCCTTGGGGTGGTAGGTTTACTAAAACATTAGATAAGGATATGGAAGAATTCACATCTTCCATAAAGGTGGACAAGAATTTAGCTTTCTATGATATAAAAGGCTCTAGGGCTCATATTGAGATGCTAAACAAACAAAACATTATTACCAAAGAGGAACACAATATTTTATTAGAAGGACTTGACATCATTCAAAGAGAATTAGATGAGAGTAGATTTGAACTTAAAGCTGAGAATGAAGATATACATATGTCTATTGAGAAGCGTCTTATTGAATTAATTGGGCCAGTGGGTGGAAAGATACATACAGCTAGGAGTAGAAATGATCAAGTTTTAGTTGATCTCAAAATGTATATAAGGGATGAATTGCTTGTAATTAAAGGACTACTTCTTGGGCTCTTGAAAACTCTTTTAAATAGGGCAGAAAGGGATATAGATATTATTATGCCAGGGTATACACATATGCAGGTTGCCCAGCCAATATTATTTTCACACTATTTAATGGCTTATTTTCAGATGTATAAGAGAGATTTTAGCCGTTTTTCAGATTTTTATAAAAGGCTCAATTTATCTCCACTGGGAGCTGCTGCACTAGCTGGAACAAATTTTGATATAGACCGTGATTTTGTGGCAAAGAGATTATCCTTTTTTGGTCCAACTGAAAACAGTATTGATAC is a genomic window of Deferribacterota bacterium containing:
- the dnaJ gene encoding molecular chaperone DnaJ; the protein is MKKDYYDILGVNRNASQEEIKKAYRKLALKYHPDQNDDPKATEIFREASEAYAVLSDPEKRDQYDRYGETFDEAGSNFNFDSDFTTIFDEFFGDAFSSFFGGRTNRRRRAQEPETGSDIEMDLTIDFLEAALGTRKKVNIPILVECDKCNGRGAPSSKIIKCPTCKGTGRISQRHAFLTIASTCPHCKGAGEIIKERCTKCNGEGQIRINKEVEIDIPEGVDNSTRLRYQNMGNMGKRGGIAGDLYVNIIVKEHEYFKRDGRNIIVEVPITFIDAILGSEVEVPTLKGKERVKVKPGTKPDDTVVLKGYGIKDVRGYGIGNEIIKFKILMPQSINDKAKRLLKELKKELSKEDYRENKNIWEKMKNFFQAQM
- the argH gene encoding argininosuccinate lyase, translated to MGKDEEFFSSSNVEKKPWGGRFTKTLDKDMEEFTSSIKVDKNLAFYDIKGSRAHIEMLNKQNIITKEEHNILLEGLDIIQRELDESRFELKAENEDIHMSIEKRLIELIGPVGGKIHTARSRNDQVLVDLKMYIRDELLVIKGLLLGLLKTLLNRAERDIDIIMPGYTHMQVAQPILFSHYLMAYFQMYKRDFSRFSDFYKRLNLSPLGAAALAGTNFDIDRDFVAKRLSFFGPTENSIDTVSDRDFIIEFLSNIAISQMHSSRFAEDFIIYSTKEFSFIELPDEFTTGSSIMPQKKNPDLLELIRGKCGSVYGNLVSLLTILKGLPLSYNRDLQEDKTQIFDTIYNY